The Sphaeramia orbicularis chromosome 16, fSphaOr1.1, whole genome shotgun sequence genome window below encodes:
- the dhx16 gene encoding pre-mRNA-splicing factor ATP-dependent RNA helicase DHX16: MANLEQWVSDRLHDILGLSDRYVSQFMIGTARKASSADDFVNRLEQTGTIDIDQSVTNFARELFDKIPRKQVVEKQARVIERQCIEMERKNRTYTLLEDSDSDGDTGRETQKGKKKSKDKDKGSKRKHIRQKKESESSSEEEAPKRSNSGENKSVKKEDEEEEEWEKEERERLLDIEERDKFAERVRQKDKDKTRNIAERTDKKAYEEAQKRLKMAEDDQRNMLPELRKRSRWDYLKKREAEKLEDLEAEILDDEYLFATDELTEREKKDLEYKRTLRDLAKDYKKAGAKEQEERKNRYYMPEENRNKEVPQRDLELEETPMELGGEQGRWEEERLKTASLSFGAKKERELGRRKEQEKYQLVLEEDEMIDFVSTAITMKGTLTEKEQEAPALSQAELKKQSMQEVRRSLPIFPYRDDLLAAIHEHQILVIEGETGSGKTTQIPQYLMEDGYTKGGLKIGCTQPRRVAAMSVAARVAEEVSVKLGNEVGYSIRFEDCTSERTVLKYMTDGMLLREFLTEPDLASYSVIIIDEAHERTLHTDILFGLIKDIARFRPDLKVLVASATLDTERFSCFFDEAPVFRIPGRRFPVDIFYTKAPEADYLEACVVSVLQIHVTQAPGDILVFLTGQEEIEACCELLQERCRRLGSKIAELLVLPIYANLPSDMQAKIFNPTPPGARKVVVATNIAETSLTIDGIIYVIDPGFCKQKSYNARTGMESLIVTPCSRASANQRAGRAGRVAAGKCFRLYTAWAFKHEMEETTVPEIQRTNLGNVVLLLKSLGINDLIHFDFMDPPPHETLVLALEQLYALGALNHMGELTKLGRRMAELPVDPMLSKMILASEQYKCSEEVLTIAAMLSVNNSIFYRPKDKVVHADNARMNFVVPGGDHLVLLNVYTQWVESGYSTQWCYENFIQFRSMRRARDVRDQLEGLMDRIEVEVVSAQGDCVPIRKAVTAGYFYHTARLSKGGYKTVKHQQTVYVHPNSSLFEEQPRWLIYHELVFTTKEFMRQVIEIDSGWLLEVAPHYYKSKELEDSSSKKMPRKQGKTKEELG; encoded by the exons ATGGCTAACCTGGAACAGTGGGTCAGCGATCGTCTGCACGACATCCTCGGTCTTAGTGACAGATACGTGTCGCAGTTCATGATTGGCACGGCCCGGAAAGCTTCCAGTGCAGATGACTTTGTGAACCGTCTCGAACAGACGGGCACTATTGACATCGATCAAAGTGTGACCAACTTTGCACGGGAACTCTTTGACAAG ATTCCTCGTAAGCAGGTTGTTGAAAAACAAGCCCGAGTGATAGAACGGCAGTGCATTGAGATGGAGAGGAAAAACAGGACGTACACTTTACTGGAGGACAGCGATAGCGATGGAGACACTGGGAGGGAGACACAGAAAGGGAAGAAGAAAAGCAAAGATAAAGACAAAGGAAGCAAAAGGAAACACATCAGACAGAAGAAGGAGAGCGAGTCGTCAAGTGAAGAAGAAGCACCTAAAAG GAGTAACTCAGGAGAGAACAAATCTGTGAAGaaagaagatgaggaggaagaagagtgGGAGAAGGAAGAGAGAGAGCGGCTGCTGGATATTGAGGAGAGGGATAAGTTTGCCGAGAGAGtgagacagaaagacaaagacaaaacccGAAATATAGCGGAGAGAACTGATAAAAAG gcttATGAAGAAGCTCAGAAGAGACTAAAGATGGCTGAGGATGATCAGAGAAATATG TTACCGGAGCTGAGGAAGCGCTCTCGCTGGGATTACCTGAAGAAAAGAGAGGCTGAGAAACTGGAAGATCTGGAGGCAGAAATCTTGGACGATGAGTACCTGTTTGCCACTGACGAACTCACAGAGAGGGAGAAAAAGGATTTAGAGTACAAGCGCACCCTCCGAGACCTGGCCAAGGACTACAAGAAGGCAGGAGCAAAGGaacaggaggagaggaagaataGATACTACATGCCAGAAGAAAATAGAAACAAG GAGGTTCCCCAGAGGGACCTGGAGCTGGAGGAGACCCCCATGGAGCTTGGAGGTGAGCAGGGCCGCtgggaggaggagaggctgaagACAGCCTCACTCAGTTTTGGAGCCAAGAAGGAGCGAGAGCTGGGGAGGAGGAAGGAGCAGGAGAAGTACCAGCTGGTCCTGGAGGAGGATGAGATGATCGACTTTGTCAGCACCGCCATCACCATGAAAGGAACTCTTACAGAGAAG GAGCAGGAGGCCCCGGCTCTGTCCCAGGCTGAGCTGAAGAAACAGTCCATGCAGGAAGTCCGCCGCAGCCTTCCCATCTTCCCCTACAGAGATGACCTGTTAGCTGCCATCCACGAGCACCAGATCCTGGTCATCGAGGGGGAGACGGGCTCTGGAAAAACCACCCAGATCCCACAGTACCTCATGGAGGAT GGCTACACCAAAGGTGGACTGAAGATCGGGTGCACACAGCCTCGCAGAGTGGCGGCCATGTCTGTAGCTGCCAGAGTGGCTGAGGAAGTGAGCGTAAAACTCGGTAATGAG GTGGGCTACAGTATTCGTTTTGAGGACTGCACATCAGAGAGGACGGTGCTCAAGTACATGACAGACGGCATGCTGCTCAGAGAGTTTCTCACCGAGCCGGACCTGGCCAGTTACAG TGTGATCATCATAGACGAAGCCCACGAGCGAACCCTCCACACAGACATCCTGTTCGGCCTGATTAAAGACATCGCCAGGTTTAGACCTGACCTGAAGGTGCTAGTGGCCAGCGCTACCCTTGACACTGAGCGCTTCTCCTGCTTCTTTGATGAAGCTCCAGTGTTCAGGATCCCTGGCAGGAGGTTCCCCGTTGACATTTTCTACACAAAA GCTCCAGAAGCAGACTACCTAGAGGCATGTGTGGTATCAGTGCTGCAGATCCACGTTACCCAGGCCCCTGGAGACATCTTGGTTTTCCTCACTGGACAG GAGGAGATTGAGGCCTGTTGCGAGCTGCTTCAGGAGCGATGCAGGCGACTTGGATCCAAGATCGCTGAGCTCCTGGTGCTGCCTATCTATGCCAACCTGCCTTCTGACATGCAGGCAAAGATCTTCAATCCAACTCCCCCGGGGGCTCGTAAG GTGGTGGTGGCTACAAACATCGCAGAAACCTCTCTGACCATTGACGGTATTATCTATGTCATCGACCCAGGCTTCTGCAAACAGAAGAGCTACAACGCTCGCACCGGCATGGAGTCACTCATCGTTACGCCTTGCTCTCGG gcttcagccaatcagagagcaggcCGTGCAGGTAGAGTGGCAGCTGGGAAATGTTTCCGTCTTTACACAGCCTGGGCCTTCAAACACGAGATGGAGGAAACCACAGTGCCTGAAATTCAGAGGACCAACTTGGGAAACGTAGTACTTCTGCTCAAAAGTTTAG GTATTAACGATCTGATTCACTTCGACTTCATGGACCCCCCTCCTCATGAGACTCTGGTTTTGGCTCTGGAACAGCTCTACGCTCTTGGCGCACTGAACCACATGGGGGAGCTCACAAAG TTGGGTCGCAGGATGGCTGAGCTGCCGGTGGACCCCATGCTGAGTAAAATGATCCTGGCCTCTGAGCA GTACAAGTGTTCAGAAGAAGTGCTGACAATAGCGGCCATGCTGTCAGTCAACAACTCCATTTTCTACCGGCCTAAAGACAAAGTGGTCCACGCTGACAATGCCAGGATGAACTTTGTAGTACCAGGAGGAGATCACCTGGTGCTGCTCAACGTCTACACACAG TGGGTGGAGAGTGGATACTCCACACAGTGGTGCTATGAGAACTTCATCCAGTTCCGTTCGATGAGGAGAGCGCGGGACGTCAGAGACCAGCTGGAGGGTCTGATGGACCGCATTGAGGTGGAGGTGGTCAGCGCTCAGGGGGACTGTGTCCCCATCCGCAAG GCGGTGACGGCAGGATATTTCTACCACACGGCGAGGCTCAGCAAAGGCGGATACAAGACGGTGAAGCACCAGCAGACGGTCTACGTTCACCCCAACAGCTCTCTGTTCGAGGAGCAGCCCCGCTGGCTTATCTACCATGAGCTGGTCTTCACCACCAAGGAGTTCATGAGACAG